One window from the genome of Leptospirillum ferriphilum encodes:
- a CDS encoding HAD family hydrolase, which produces MKFSDKGTNRKLILWDLDGTLVDSRKDLVQATNVAVTSLGYLPVQDDHFAKMVGNGVRYLVNQALPTNVSESEREKAIRIFLDYYRDHIADWTHFFPGIPEILENIPGTHVVVSNKREDLCRELIRRLGAERFFQDIVGGDTFSERKPDPMPVLEMLKKFGAAGNAAILIGDSIVDMESGRRAGVLTVGVQWGFGDPVENPEFSPDRIFPSVKGLDSFLRAWTEAPSAETGLIQGIRRG; this is translated from the coding sequence ATGAAATTTTCAGATAAGGGAACGAACCGGAAACTGATTTTGTGGGATCTGGACGGAACCCTTGTGGATTCCCGAAAAGACCTTGTTCAGGCGACAAATGTCGCGGTGACTTCCCTCGGGTATCTGCCCGTTCAGGACGATCACTTTGCGAAAATGGTTGGAAACGGTGTCCGGTATCTTGTAAACCAGGCTCTCCCCACAAACGTTTCAGAAAGTGAGCGGGAAAAAGCCATCCGGATATTTCTGGATTACTATCGGGATCATATCGCGGACTGGACGCATTTTTTCCCGGGTATCCCGGAGATCCTTGAAAACATTCCGGGGACTCATGTCGTTGTCTCCAACAAAAGAGAGGACCTCTGCCGGGAACTGATCCGTCGACTTGGCGCCGAACGGTTTTTTCAGGATATTGTTGGCGGTGATACCTTTTCCGAACGCAAACCGGACCCGATGCCGGTCCTGGAAATGCTGAAGAAGTTCGGTGCAGCCGGGAATGCAGCAATTCTTATCGGGGACAGCATCGTGGATATGGAATCCGGTCGTCGCGCAGGGGTTTTGACTGTGGGGGTCCAGTGGGGATTTGGTGACCCCGTCGAAAATCCGGAGTTTTCTCCGGACAGGATTTTTCCGTCGGTTAAGGGACTCGACTCTTTCCTCCGTGCGTGGACGGAGGCTCCGTCAGCAGAAACAGGACTAATCCAAGGTATCCGGCGAGGATGA
- the atpG gene encoding ATP synthase F1 subunit gamma yields MPSLRSIRSRIKSVKNTRQITKAMEMVASAKMRKAQQRVMDTRPYAEKIYDLMHRIAYLERSFPHPYFEVRPVKTAGIVLVSTDRGLCGAINANLFRSLTRFMKERPETKFEFVTIGRKGRDFVRRSGLPLQGVIHGVKDRGTIEEILPATQVVIEEFYTKKHWEEVWVFYTQFESIMSQKPKHEKLLPIDPQKLTEKIPAGLSGEYLFEPDRRDILEVLIPRYFETVIFQRVLENFASEYSARMVAMKNATANAKEVIYGLTLTYNKLRQANITKEISEISSGAEAISQG; encoded by the coding sequence ATGCCGTCCCTCCGATCAATCCGTTCCAGGATCAAGTCGGTGAAAAATACCCGGCAGATCACAAAAGCGATGGAAATGGTGGCTTCCGCAAAGATGCGCAAAGCCCAGCAACGGGTGATGGATACACGCCCGTATGCAGAAAAAATATATGATCTCATGCACCGGATTGCGTATCTTGAAAGGTCCTTTCCACACCCTTATTTTGAGGTTCGTCCGGTTAAAACGGCGGGTATCGTTCTTGTCTCGACGGACAGGGGCCTCTGTGGAGCGATCAACGCAAACCTCTTTCGTTCGTTGACACGGTTTATGAAAGAACGCCCTGAAACAAAATTCGAGTTTGTGACCATTGGTCGCAAGGGGAGGGATTTTGTCCGCCGGTCGGGCTTGCCCTTGCAGGGTGTGATTCATGGTGTCAAGGACCGGGGAACCATTGAAGAAATCTTGCCCGCGACGCAGGTTGTCATCGAAGAGTTCTATACAAAAAAGCATTGGGAAGAGGTCTGGGTTTTTTATACCCAGTTTGAATCCATTATGTCCCAAAAACCGAAGCACGAAAAACTGTTGCCGATCGATCCTCAGAAATTGACGGAAAAGATACCGGCCGGGCTGTCGGGAGAATATTTGTTTGAGCCGGACCGTCGAGACATTCTGGAAGTCCTGATACCGCGGTATTTTGAAACGGTCATCTTTCAAAGAGTTCTTGAGAATTTTGCCAGCGAGTACAGCGCCCGGATGGTAGCCATGAAAAATGCAACGGCCAACGCAAAGGAAGTGATTTACGGTCTTACGCTGACTTATAACAAGCTGAGACAGGCCAATATTACGAAGGAAATATCGGAAATTTCCTCTGGCGCGGAAGCGATCAGTCAGGGCTGA
- a CDS encoding ABC transporter substrate-binding protein, which produces MDVVSDPKTFNPALATETTSTQILGYLFRGLTRESPVTGEIKPDLAKGWTVSDGGRTVVFHLQDGLQWSDGVPLDARDVTFTFRRIYYNPAVATAVRSELMVGGKPFSVKRKGRLTVIVKTVKPFAPLLETMGVEILPRHILEPWVDRGLFNQAWSVREKPSHIVGTGPFVLEKYLPGQLIVLKANSRYRPPVGLRPSPGCPMPCLSRLVLRIVPNDTSSLIRFMTGKTDLYGVSPQQMAVLKPVQKEDAFDLMVRGPSLSESFVTFNENPRAPLPPWKIRWFRNRLFRKGIALSIDRQAMINIVLSGMGQPIPGPVPPAVKAFFDERLHPFAYDLKKARECFLRGGFHYVRDRLYDDQGHRVLVVLLTNTESLERIQMAQIVQANLKDVGIKMRIVPLQFNMLATMVMTSYRWEMLLFGLTGVVDPHGDSSVWKSSGFLHLWNPREKKPDQTWEAKVDALFDQGDTTLDPKVRKKIYDEWQEIAHHELPLVDLVTPDEITAVRKTLGGIRPSPLGGVVPHITQVYQQGVLSPT; this is translated from the coding sequence ATGGATGTCGTTTCGGACCCGAAGACATTCAATCCGGCGCTGGCGACAGAAACAACCAGTACCCAGATCCTGGGGTATTTGTTCCGGGGCCTCACCCGGGAATCTCCAGTGACCGGCGAAATCAAGCCGGATCTGGCAAAAGGCTGGACGGTCAGCGATGGAGGACGAACGGTTGTCTTTCATCTTCAGGACGGTCTCCAGTGGTCCGACGGGGTTCCCCTGGATGCCCGGGATGTCACGTTTACATTCCGTCGTATTTATTACAATCCCGCCGTCGCAACGGCAGTCCGTTCCGAACTGATGGTCGGGGGAAAACCCTTTTCGGTCAAACGGAAAGGCCGTCTGACGGTGATTGTTAAAACCGTCAAGCCTTTTGCGCCCCTTCTGGAAACGATGGGTGTGGAGATCCTCCCGCGCCACATCCTGGAGCCCTGGGTTGACCGGGGTCTCTTCAATCAGGCGTGGTCCGTGAGGGAAAAACCATCTCATATCGTTGGAACGGGACCGTTTGTGCTGGAAAAATACCTCCCGGGCCAACTGATCGTTTTGAAAGCCAACTCCCGCTATCGCCCTCCTGTTGGTCTGAGGCCTTCTCCCGGCTGTCCGATGCCTTGTCTGTCCCGACTGGTATTGCGCATCGTCCCAAACGACACGAGTTCCCTGATCCGGTTCATGACGGGAAAAACGGATCTGTATGGGGTCTCTCCCCAGCAGATGGCTGTCCTGAAGCCTGTCCAGAAAGAAGATGCGTTTGATCTCATGGTTCGGGGTCCTTCTCTCTCGGAGTCATTCGTGACGTTCAATGAGAATCCCCGGGCTCCCCTTCCCCCCTGGAAGATCCGCTGGTTCCGAAATCGTCTGTTTCGCAAGGGAATTGCTCTTTCCATCGACAGACAGGCCATGATTAATATTGTATTAAGCGGAATGGGACAACCGATACCGGGTCCGGTGCCGCCCGCGGTCAAGGCATTTTTTGATGAGAGGCTGCACCCTTTTGCTTATGATTTAAAGAAGGCAAGAGAGTGTTTTCTGCGCGGTGGTTTTCATTATGTCCGCGATCGACTGTATGACGATCAGGGCCATCGGGTGTTGGTCGTTCTTCTGACAAATACGGAAAGCCTTGAACGGATTCAGATGGCCCAGATTGTTCAGGCAAACCTGAAAGATGTCGGCATCAAGATGCGGATCGTCCCTTTGCAGTTCAATATGCTGGCAACCATGGTCATGACAAGCTACCGGTGGGAAATGCTTCTTTTTGGTCTCACCGGGGTCGTCGATCCCCATGGCGACTCTTCTGTCTGGAAGTCTTCCGGTTTTCTGCACCTCTGGAATCCCCGGGAGAAAAAGCCTGACCAGACCTGGGAAGCCAAGGTGGACGCGCTCTTTGATCAGGGTGACACCACACTTGATCCGAAAGTCCGGAAGAAGATCTATGACGAATGGCAGGAAATCGCCCATCATGAGTTGCCACTGGTCGATCTCGTGACCCCGGATGAGATTACGGCCGTTCGAAAGACTCTCGGGGGGATTCGCCCCTCTCCGCTGGGAGGAGTCGTTCCGCACATCACACAGGTTTATCAGCAGGGAGTCCTGTCGCCGACATGA
- a CDS encoding ABC transporter permease, with amino-acid sequence MIRIVLIRFLHFLLVLSGILFLSFLLIHLAPGNFLSQMAMNPQVSPAIIRQLKALYGLDKPFYVQFFDWVVAVFHGNLGYSFSYHLPVVQLLASRIPLTLLLTVSAVILSWGMALPFAVYGASRPDGWLDKTLTSFSYLSISIPSFFLALLGVLLAGATGWFPIGGAHSEASSSSGGLSGLGDLLLHLTLPAMTLALGSFGVLYRLMRSSVLEVRSKPYFAAARARGLSVRILRVRYLFRNALNPLITVFGMELGGLLSGAAFVEMVYAWPGMGRLMLHAVMTEDLYLVMGGILAGSLMLLSGNILADALLYFLDPRSREGLSV; translated from the coding sequence ATGATCCGGATTGTCCTCATACGCTTTCTCCATTTTCTGCTGGTTCTCTCCGGAATCCTTTTCCTTTCCTTTCTCCTGATTCATCTGGCTCCGGGAAACTTTCTCTCCCAGATGGCAATGAATCCCCAGGTTTCGCCGGCCATCATTCGTCAGCTGAAAGCGCTTTACGGGCTGGACAAGCCCTTTTATGTCCAGTTCTTTGACTGGGTGGTGGCGGTTTTCCATGGAAATCTCGGATATTCGTTTTCCTACCACCTGCCGGTGGTCCAGCTCCTGGCTTCCCGCATCCCCCTGACCCTTCTTCTCACGGTCAGCGCCGTCATTCTCTCCTGGGGCATGGCGCTCCCCTTTGCTGTCTATGGGGCTTCAAGGCCGGACGGCTGGCTGGACAAAACACTGACATCCTTTTCTTATCTTTCCATTTCCATTCCCTCTTTTTTTCTGGCCCTTCTCGGAGTTCTCCTGGCAGGTGCGACCGGATGGTTTCCCATAGGAGGGGCGCACAGTGAGGCATCCTCCTCGTCGGGGGGATTGTCCGGGTTGGGCGATCTTCTTCTCCACCTGACTCTTCCAGCCATGACTCTCGCTCTCGGCAGTTTTGGCGTCCTCTACAGGTTGATGCGCTCTTCCGTCCTGGAAGTTCGGAGCAAACCGTACTTTGCGGCTGCGCGGGCGCGCGGCTTGTCCGTCAGGATCCTCCGGGTTCGCTATCTCTTCCGAAATGCCCTGAATCCCCTCATCACCGTTTTTGGTATGGAACTGGGGGGACTCTTGTCGGGCGCAGCGTTTGTGGAAATGGTCTATGCCTGGCCGGGGATGGGAAGACTGATGCTCCATGCTGTGATGACGGAAGATCTGTATCTGGTGATGGGCGGTATTCTGGCGGGTTCTCTCATGCTTCTTTCCGGAAACATCCTCGCGGATGCACTGTTGTATTTTCTGGATCCCCGTTCACGCGAAGGGTTGTCCGTATGA
- a CDS encoding DUF4149 domain-containing protein produces MVLQRLLYLIYGYVLVFLAGGTLIFTLFVTPVLFHSLGKEQAGHIVGVLFPPYFHLLFVFTLVSLLLQGTRVALKPSGGRKSLYFLGVLTIMTGYLALFLGPRAMSSRAAWYAKPGDASLKAAFDSLHQQSVLLNGFILAGYLGLVLFLLTEPPSTHGGKSRVP; encoded by the coding sequence ATGGTCCTTCAACGGTTGCTCTATCTGATCTACGGATATGTTCTCGTTTTCCTGGCGGGCGGAACGCTGATCTTTACCCTTTTTGTCACCCCCGTCCTTTTCCATTCCCTCGGGAAAGAGCAGGCCGGGCATATCGTTGGTGTTCTCTTTCCTCCCTATTTTCATCTTCTTTTCGTCTTTACCCTTGTCTCCCTTCTTTTGCAGGGAACTCGGGTCGCCCTCAAGCCGTCAGGAGGCCGGAAGTCTCTTTATTTTTTAGGAGTCCTGACAATCATGACCGGGTATCTTGCCCTTTTTCTGGGTCCCCGGGCCATGTCGTCCAGGGCGGCCTGGTACGCCAAACCCGGCGATGCGTCCCTGAAAGCCGCCTTTGACTCCCTTCATCAGCAATCTGTCCTTCTGAACGGCTTCATCCTCGCCGGATACCTTGGATTAGTCCTGTTTCTGCTGACGGAGCCTCCGTCCACGCACGGAGGAAAGAGTCGAGTCCCTTAA
- the atpF gene encoding F0F1 ATP synthase subunit B: MPQFDSRFFSSLGMWTVLSFLLMLAIVWKILLPSLVKVLEERKMRVVSDLEAARKNREESASILEEQKMLLSKARAQAEEILRQAEEMGRVVREEKQKEAMLEVETRLKKAEAQIKADIDRVRNELRKETVSLVVRGIESVLEESLNETQKMMFINKAIRAVETGAVKAEPKKAG, translated from the coding sequence ATGCCGCAGTTTGATTCCCGGTTCTTTTCTTCTCTCGGAATGTGGACAGTCCTCTCCTTTCTTTTAATGCTGGCGATTGTCTGGAAGATTCTTCTTCCCTCTCTGGTCAAGGTTCTTGAAGAGCGGAAGATGCGGGTGGTGTCTGATCTGGAGGCTGCCCGCAAGAATCGTGAAGAGTCAGCCAGCATCCTTGAGGAACAGAAGATGCTTCTTTCCAAGGCAAGGGCACAGGCAGAAGAGATTTTGCGCCAGGCGGAAGAAATGGGGAGAGTTGTTCGGGAGGAGAAGCAAAAGGAAGCCATGCTGGAAGTCGAAACCCGACTCAAGAAAGCGGAAGCTCAGATCAAGGCGGACATTGACCGGGTCCGAAATGAGCTTCGGAAAGAGACAGTCTCTCTTGTGGTGCGGGGAATCGAGTCCGTGCTTGAAGAAAGTCTCAATGAAACTCAGAAAATGATGTTTATCAACAAGGCTATCCGGGCAGTGGAGACTGGAGCCGTTAAGGCAGAGCCGAAGAAGGCAGGATGA
- a CDS encoding ABC transporter permease: MRGKPGNSLRRAGLPLILLGVFFVSGLFAEFLAPYRYDSVRFDLSYMPPVWPTFHEGRLEVPVLTVSDPVLHRFQRRPGQWVPVRFLCQGEGYTWMGVIRSRMHLFCVDSPGRLSFLGLDVFGRDLWSRLLYGIRFSFLLSFSAVTLSFIIGVLAGLAAGTGGEWIDQLLMRTGEVFMAIPSLYLLMGIRAIFPPGLSTTEVTLIMTGALAFVGWAGLARVVRGVARSLRQEEFVLAARSVGVPWWGVWVRHILPNMSYYLLIALTLSIPGFIVGEAGLSFLGLGVSEPHPSLGNILAESQSLPAMKAAPWLLLSGVVIVCIVILFNLLGDRLRENGRIP, translated from the coding sequence ATGAGAGGGAAACCGGGGAATTCTCTTCGTCGGGCCGGGCTTCCACTGATTCTTCTCGGGGTCTTTTTTGTGTCCGGGCTTTTTGCCGAGTTTCTTGCACCCTACCGCTACGACAGTGTCCGTTTTGACTTGAGCTACATGCCTCCCGTTTGGCCGACATTTCATGAAGGTCGCCTGGAAGTCCCGGTCCTGACTGTCTCTGATCCGGTTCTTCACCGTTTTCAACGCCGCCCTGGCCAATGGGTCCCGGTCCGTTTTCTTTGTCAGGGCGAAGGATATACGTGGATGGGAGTCATCCGTTCCCGGATGCATCTTTTTTGCGTGGATTCTCCCGGGAGACTGTCTTTTTTGGGTCTGGATGTTTTTGGAAGAGATTTGTGGTCCCGTCTTCTCTATGGGATCCGGTTTTCCTTTCTGTTGTCATTTTCTGCGGTTACTCTTTCCTTTATCATCGGGGTATTGGCCGGTCTTGCCGCGGGGACAGGCGGGGAGTGGATCGATCAGCTGCTTATGAGGACAGGCGAAGTTTTTATGGCGATCCCCTCCCTTTACCTGTTGATGGGGATTCGGGCCATTTTTCCTCCCGGGTTGTCGACGACAGAAGTCACACTGATCATGACCGGTGCACTTGCTTTTGTCGGATGGGCGGGACTGGCACGGGTGGTCCGGGGGGTGGCGCGAAGTCTCCGACAGGAGGAATTTGTCCTGGCGGCCAGATCGGTCGGCGTTCCCTGGTGGGGCGTCTGGGTCCGTCACATTTTGCCGAATATGTCCTATTATCTTCTGATCGCACTCACTCTTTCGATTCCCGGATTTATTGTCGGAGAAGCCGGGTTATCATTCCTGGGTCTGGGAGTTTCAGAGCCGCACCCCAGTCTCGGAAATATTCTCGCGGAATCCCAGTCTTTGCCGGCGATGAAAGCGGCGCCCTGGCTTCTTCTTTCAGGGGTCGTCATTGTCTGTATCGTGATCCTGTTCAATCTGTTGGGGGACCGTCTCCGGGAGAACGGGAGAATCCCGTGA
- the atpH gene encoding ATP synthase F1 subunit delta, with product MKIGRKGEARAKRLVEFLMERIAAEEERFSLWDRALSILESLRFNRKVRAFSLTRSIPLPEKTEFFQRIFQSNGISLPEEASGVFLSVLILEDLWDALPYCRFQLQKRFFDETGQVEVSIASAQALPEGEKKKVEQLLSEKLGNLKVRANWTINPELIAGLVIQAGTHVWDGSLKGRLTQMQGELLDRA from the coding sequence ATGAAGATCGGGAGAAAAGGGGAAGCTAGGGCAAAGCGCCTTGTGGAATTTCTCATGGAGCGAATCGCCGCTGAGGAAGAGCGATTTTCGCTCTGGGACAGGGCGCTTTCCATTTTGGAAAGTCTTCGTTTCAACAGAAAAGTCCGTGCTTTTTCATTGACGCGCAGCATACCACTTCCGGAAAAGACGGAATTTTTTCAGAGAATCTTCCAGAGCAATGGAATTTCTCTCCCTGAAGAAGCGTCCGGGGTTTTTCTGTCTGTGTTGATCCTGGAAGATTTGTGGGATGCTCTTCCCTACTGTCGTTTCCAGCTTCAGAAAAGATTTTTCGACGAGACCGGTCAGGTGGAGGTTTCTATCGCGTCGGCCCAGGCTCTTCCCGAAGGGGAAAAGAAAAAGGTTGAACAATTGCTGTCGGAAAAACTGGGGAATTTGAAGGTCAGGGCAAACTGGACAATAAACCCGGAGTTGATTGCCGGTCTGGTCATCCAGGCCGGAACGCATGTGTGGGATGGCAGCCTGAAAGGGCGTCTGACCCAGATGCAGGGTGAACTCCTGGATCGGGCTTGA
- the atpE gene encoding ATP synthase F0 subunit C: MDVHAAALIGMGAAAIGVAGSGAGIGYIFGKMIEAVARQPEVEGRVSKYMWLGFALSEAVALYALVIAFIIMGLRK; this comes from the coding sequence ATGGATGTTCATGCTGCTGCGTTAATTGGTATGGGTGCTGCCGCAATCGGTGTTGCCGGATCTGGTGCGGGAATCGGTTATATTTTCGGTAAAATGATCGAGGCGGTTGCCCGTCAGCCGGAAGTCGAAGGCCGGGTCTCCAAATACATGTGGCTGGGTTTTGCGCTTTCGGAGGCAGTGGCTCTTTATGCCCTGGTGATTGCGTTTATCATCATGGGGCTCCGGAAGTAA
- a CDS encoding AtpZ/AtpI family protein gives MDEKKENGFVFVARLGFELVVTTFTCAGIGYYVDSRLGMKYFPVFSITGLLLGGSAGFWMVYRTITKMIRSEDGDRNRDKRE, from the coding sequence ATGGACGAGAAAAAAGAAAACGGATTTGTGTTCGTGGCCCGGCTGGGGTTCGAGCTGGTCGTGACAACTTTTACCTGCGCGGGTATCGGATATTATGTTGATTCTCGCCTCGGGATGAAGTATTTCCCGGTTTTCTCCATCACCGGACTCCTTTTGGGAGGGAGCGCGGGTTTCTGGATGGTGTACCGGACAATTACGAAGATGATCCGTTCGGAAGACGGTGACAGGAATCGAGATAAACGGGAGTAG
- a CDS encoding F0F1 ATP synthase subunit A, whose product MNGNPLEEFFLHALFHFHFLGHDVAVTQAVISFWVIGGIALLAALHIRVRASIVPERFQSLVEMLYETMARVVDENIGAENREKYLPWILSLFLLVFLGNFLGLVPHVFTVTSELVVTGILAVAVYLTSLVIGFARHGIRFLSVLVPEGVPFWMMPLIVPIEIISQLARPLSLAVRLFANMTAGHTILFVLFTLTGTLAVYLKWLPFSISVVLYLLEVLVAFIQAYIFAILSAVYIGQAVKLNH is encoded by the coding sequence TTGAACGGAAATCCACTGGAAGAATTCTTTCTGCATGCGCTTTTTCACTTCCACTTCTTGGGACATGATGTCGCCGTTACGCAGGCGGTGATCTCTTTCTGGGTCATCGGAGGGATCGCCCTTCTGGCAGCCTTGCACATCCGGGTTCGGGCATCGATTGTTCCCGAACGATTCCAGAGCCTTGTTGAAATGCTGTACGAAACGATGGCGCGTGTGGTGGATGAAAATATCGGGGCCGAAAACAGGGAGAAGTATCTCCCCTGGATCCTGTCGCTGTTTCTTCTGGTCTTTCTGGGAAACTTCCTCGGGCTCGTTCCCCATGTGTTTACGGTGACTTCCGAGCTGGTTGTAACGGGGATTCTGGCAGTTGCCGTCTATCTGACAAGTCTTGTGATCGGTTTTGCCCGACATGGGATTCGTTTCTTGAGTGTTCTGGTTCCAGAAGGAGTCCCTTTCTGGATGATGCCTCTGATCGTGCCTATCGAAATTATTTCCCAGCTGGCCAGACCTTTGTCGCTGGCCGTCCGTCTGTTTGCAAATATGACCGCCGGGCACACAATCCTATTTGTTCTGTTTACCCTGACCGGGACGCTTGCGGTATATCTTAAGTGGCTACCATTTTCGATTTCCGTCGTCCTGTATCTCCTGGAGGTCCTCGTGGCCTTTATCCAGGCATATATTTTTGCCATTCTGTCCGCCGTTTATATCGGGCAGGCTGTCAAGCTTAATCATTAG
- the atpA gene encoding F0F1 ATP synthase subunit alpha: MTLKSSEITNDILKSLNAFRGGVISDDRGTILEVGDGIIRIAGLEKAKAGEMLELVRGGKALVLNLEENEVGAALLEATEDVRAGDEVRTTSRVMEVPVGPELVGRVVNALGQPIDGKGDIPAKMTSPVEKVAPGVATRKAVGVPLQTGIKAIDAMIPVGRGQRELIIGDRQTGKTTIALDTILNQKGKNVVCIYVAIGQKASSVVNAVNILEKNGAMEYTIVVSASASEQAALQYLAPYAGCAMGEYFRDRNQDALIVYDDLTKHAWAYRQLSLLLRRPPGREAYPGDVFYLHSRLLERAARLDENHGGGSLTALPIIETQAGDVSAFVPTNVISITDGQIYLETDLFYSGIRPAINPGISVSRVGGAAQIKAMKQVAGKLRLEMAQFRELAAFAQFASDLDKTTRDQIERGLRLTEILKQPHYSPISVEKQIAIIFAATNGFLDSIKPGSVQRYEKELSIYLDTNGKEILKAIQEEKTLSEKTTDQLKTLLSNFQNIFQES; the protein is encoded by the coding sequence ATAACCTTGAAAAGCTCGGAAATTACCAACGATATATTGAAAAGCCTGAACGCCTTCCGGGGAGGGGTGATTTCGGATGACCGGGGCACGATCCTGGAGGTGGGGGATGGAATCATTCGCATTGCCGGACTGGAAAAGGCGAAAGCAGGAGAAATGCTGGAGCTGGTCAGGGGTGGCAAGGCGCTTGTATTAAATCTTGAAGAAAATGAGGTGGGTGCGGCTCTTCTGGAGGCAACGGAAGATGTTCGGGCCGGTGACGAAGTCCGGACAACCTCCCGCGTGATGGAAGTCCCGGTCGGTCCTGAACTGGTGGGCCGTGTTGTCAACGCTCTGGGACAGCCGATTGACGGAAAAGGAGATATTCCGGCAAAAATGACGTCCCCGGTGGAAAAGGTCGCACCAGGCGTCGCCACCAGAAAAGCTGTTGGCGTTCCGCTGCAGACGGGAATCAAGGCCATCGATGCAATGATTCCTGTGGGCCGTGGACAAAGAGAATTGATCATCGGAGACCGGCAGACCGGGAAAACCACGATTGCTCTTGACACGATCCTGAATCAAAAAGGGAAGAACGTCGTCTGCATTTACGTGGCGATCGGACAGAAGGCGTCCAGTGTTGTGAACGCAGTCAACATTCTGGAAAAGAACGGTGCGATGGAATATACAATTGTCGTCTCCGCATCGGCTTCAGAACAGGCTGCCCTTCAATATCTTGCTCCCTATGCCGGATGTGCGATGGGGGAATATTTTCGGGACCGCAATCAGGATGCCCTCATTGTTTACGATGATCTGACAAAACATGCCTGGGCATATCGTCAGCTCTCCCTTCTTCTTCGGAGACCACCCGGCAGGGAAGCCTATCCCGGAGACGTCTTCTACCTCCACAGTCGGTTGCTCGAACGCGCCGCCCGGCTGGATGAAAATCACGGTGGAGGCTCTCTGACAGCTCTTCCCATCATCGAAACCCAGGCTGGCGACGTGTCTGCATTTGTTCCCACAAACGTCATCTCGATCACCGACGGCCAGATCTATCTTGAAACCGACCTTTTCTATTCCGGTATCCGTCCGGCAATCAATCCCGGTATTTCTGTGTCCCGAGTCGGAGGTGCGGCCCAGATCAAGGCGATGAAACAGGTCGCCGGAAAACTCCGCCTGGAGATGGCACAGTTTCGGGAATTGGCTGCTTTTGCGCAGTTTGCATCAGATCTTGATAAAACCACACGGGACCAGATTGAAAGAGGGCTTCGTTTGACGGAAATCCTGAAACAGCCTCATTATTCTCCGATCTCCGTGGAAAAACAGATTGCGATTATTTTTGCTGCAACCAACGGTTTTCTGGACAGCATCAAGCCAGGCAGTGTCCAGCGTTATGAGAAGGAACTTTCGATCTATCTCGATACAAATGGAAAAGAAATTCTGAAGGCTATCCAGGAAGAAAAAACACTTTCCGAAAAGACGACGGACCAGTTGAAGACACTTTTGTCGAATTTTCAAAACATTTTTCAGGAGTCTTAA